From Coriobacteriaceae bacterium, a single genomic window includes:
- a CDS encoding acetate kinase has protein sequence MNVLVVNAGSSSLKYQLLDTDTREVFAKGNCERIGSDMGIFGHSENGGAKQTEEVPFPDRRSAIARVLEELEKTDFTIDGIGHRIVQGGWHFDDSAVVDDEVMAKILEVAPLAPLHNYGEAAAIEYCREKYPELPNVAVFDTSFHMTMPEVAYAYALPKDVCDKYHVRKYGAHGTSHRYEWMMAKEILGSRCHRLLSCHLGNGASLAAIEDGVCRDTTMGLTPLDGLMMGTRCGSIDPATVCYLQREGGYSYQEVDDMMNKQSGLLAISGISNDARDIRTRASEGDERCLLAFDMFAYKAMQQAGSMIASMAGVDTITFTAGIGENDWSIRKAFCDCFEWLGVRIDNNKNREAVGNGPQVISAAGSAVTVMVIPTDEEYMIARDVERLTKNN, from the coding sequence ATGAACGTACTTGTTGTCAACGCCGGCAGCTCAAGCCTTAAATATCAGCTTTTGGATACCGATACCCGCGAGGTTTTCGCCAAGGGCAACTGCGAACGTATCGGTTCGGACATGGGCATCTTTGGCCACTCCGAGAACGGTGGCGCCAAGCAGACCGAGGAGGTCCCTTTCCCCGATCGTCGCTCTGCTATCGCTCGCGTGCTCGAGGAGCTCGAGAAGACCGACTTTACGATTGATGGCATTGGCCATCGTATCGTTCAGGGCGGCTGGCACTTCGATGATTCCGCGGTCGTCGACGATGAGGTCATGGCTAAGATCCTTGAGGTGGCCCCGCTCGCTCCGCTGCACAATTACGGCGAGGCCGCGGCAATCGAATATTGCCGCGAGAAGTATCCGGAGCTGCCCAACGTGGCCGTCTTCGACACCTCGTTCCACATGACCATGCCCGAGGTCGCCTACGCCTACGCGCTGCCCAAGGACGTGTGCGACAAGTACCACGTGCGCAAGTACGGCGCACACGGTACGAGCCACCGCTACGAGTGGATGATGGCCAAGGAGATCCTGGGCTCGCGCTGCCACCGTCTGCTTTCGTGCCATCTGGGCAACGGTGCTTCGCTTGCCGCCATTGAGGACGGCGTGTGCCGCGATACCACGATGGGCCTCACGCCGCTTGACGGCCTGATGATGGGCACCCGTTGTGGTTCCATTGACCCGGCCACCGTGTGCTACCTGCAGCGCGAGGGCGGCTACAGCTACCAGGAAGTCGACGACATGATGAACAAGCAGTCCGGCCTGCTTGCCATTTCGGGCATCTCCAACGACGCCCGCGACATCCGCACGCGCGCCTCCGAGGGAGATGAGCGCTGCCTGCTCGCCTTCGATATGTTTGCCTACAAGGCTATGCAGCAGGCCGGCTCCATGATCGCCTCCATGGCGGGCGTGGATACCATCACCTTTACCGCCGGCATCGGCGAGAACGACTGGTCGATTCGCAAGGCCTTCTGCGACTGCTTTGAGTGGCTGGGCGTACGCATCGACAACAATAAGAACCGCGAGGCCGTGGGCAACGGCCCGCAGGTCATCAGTGCCGCCGGTTCCGCCGTCACGGTCATGGTCATCCCTACCGACGAGGAATACATGATCGCCCGCGACGTCGAGCGCCTGACCAAGAACAACTAA
- the pta gene encoding phosphate acetyltransferase, which yields MSDFLNRMKSAAKADLKTIVLPEGEDPRTIVAANKIIEEGLAKLVILGNPDEIDVPGATVIDPRNAEKHEEYAQKFAELRAKKGVTIEQARAQVMDATYFGTMMVKMGDADGLVSGACHSTADTLRPALQILKTAPGTKLVSAFFVMCTDTPQFGTDGTLIFADCGLNINPSSDELSEIAIASAHSWSTFMGNVEPHVAMLSYSTMGSAGGEVAKKVQEAVKFCKEKAPELAIDGDLQLDAAIVPTVAQLKAPGSSVAGKANVLVFPDLEAGNIGYKLVQRFAGADAYGPILQGIAKPVNDLSRGCSADDIVGVVAITAVQAQMAE from the coding sequence ATGAGCGATTTCCTTAACCGTATGAAGTCTGCCGCCAAGGCCGACCTTAAGACGATCGTCCTGCCCGAGGGCGAGGATCCGCGTACCATCGTCGCGGCAAACAAAATCATCGAGGAGGGCCTGGCAAAGCTCGTCATCCTGGGCAACCCCGACGAGATCGATGTTCCCGGCGCCACCGTCATCGACCCGCGCAACGCCGAGAAGCACGAGGAGTACGCGCAGAAGTTTGCCGAGCTCCGCGCCAAGAAGGGCGTTACCATCGAGCAGGCTCGCGCCCAGGTGATGGACGCCACCTACTTTGGCACCATGATGGTCAAGATGGGCGACGCCGACGGCCTGGTCTCCGGCGCCTGCCACTCCACCGCCGACACCCTGCGCCCCGCGCTTCAGATCCTCAAGACCGCCCCGGGCACCAAGCTGGTCTCGGCCTTCTTCGTGATGTGCACCGACACCCCGCAGTTCGGCACCGACGGCACGCTGATCTTCGCCGACTGTGGCCTCAACATCAACCCGTCCTCCGACGAGCTCTCCGAGATCGCCATCGCCTCCGCTCACTCCTGGTCCACCTTCATGGGCAACGTTGAGCCGCACGTGGCCATGCTCTCCTACTCCACCATGGGCTCCGCTGGCGGCGAGGTCGCCAAGAAGGTCCAAGAGGCCGTGAAGTTCTGCAAGGAGAAGGCTCCCGAGCTCGCCATCGACGGCGACCTGCAGCTCGACGCCGCTATCGTCCCCACCGTCGCCCAGCTCAAGGCTCCCGGCTCCTCTGTCGCCGGCAAGGCCAACGTGCTCGTATTCCCCGACCTCGAGGCCGGCAACATCGGCTACAAGCTGGTCCAGCGCTTCGCCGGCGCCGACGCCTACGGCCCCATCCTGCAGGGCATCGCCAAGCCGGTCAACGACCTTTCGCGCGGCTGCTCTGCCGACGACATCGTGGGTGTCGTGGCCATCACCGCCGTCCAGGCTCAGATGGCTGAGTAG
- the glf gene encoding UDP-galactopyranose mutase has translation MQITSGLPEGFNAGAYDMIVVGAGYAGAVCARRLAETIGYRVAVLERRSHIAGNAFDCTDEAGILVHEYGPHIYHTFNERVHNFLSRFTKWTDYQHKVLANINGTLMPVPFNHASLKLAFGDERGEELYQKLVETFGKDVKVPIMELRKKNDPDLAEVADYVYENVFLHYTMKQWGQTPDQIDPSITGRVPVFVGDDDRYFPQAPFQGMPQDGYTALFEHMLDHDLIDVFCDVDARDLFEIDETTVKIDGKVYGGEIVYTGPLDELFNLDLGALPYRTLDMKFETLDMDQFQPVGTVNYTTSEDYTRITEFKNMTGQVLPGKTTIMKEYSKAYTPGSGETPYYAILEPENRELYERYLERVQNLTNFHPVGRLAEYRYYDMDAVTNSALDLSDEIIACHA, from the coding sequence ATGCAGATTACCTCAGGCCTGCCTGAAGGCTTTAATGCCGGTGCGTACGACATGATCGTTGTCGGCGCCGGTTATGCCGGTGCCGTTTGCGCCCGCCGTCTTGCCGAAACCATCGGCTATCGTGTTGCCGTTTTGGAGCGCCGTAGCCACATTGCGGGCAATGCCTTCGACTGCACTGACGAGGCGGGAATCCTGGTCCACGAGTATGGTCCGCACATCTACCATACCTTTAACGAGCGCGTCCACAATTTCCTGTCGCGCTTTACCAAGTGGACGGACTACCAGCACAAGGTGCTCGCCAACATCAACGGTACCCTTATGCCCGTGCCCTTTAACCATGCGAGCCTCAAGCTCGCCTTTGGCGATGAGCGCGGCGAGGAACTGTACCAAAAGCTCGTGGAGACCTTTGGCAAGGACGTCAAGGTGCCCATCATGGAGCTGCGCAAGAAGAACGACCCGGATCTTGCCGAGGTCGCCGATTACGTCTATGAGAACGTCTTTTTGCATTACACCATGAAGCAGTGGGGCCAGACGCCCGATCAGATCGACCCTTCGATCACCGGCCGCGTCCCCGTCTTTGTGGGCGATGACGATCGCTACTTCCCGCAGGCTCCTTTCCAGGGCATGCCGCAGGACGGCTATACCGCGCTGTTCGAGCATATGCTCGATCACGATCTGATCGACGTATTCTGCGACGTGGACGCCCGCGACCTCTTCGAGATCGACGAGACTACCGTCAAGATCGACGGCAAGGTCTATGGCGGCGAGATCGTCTACACCGGTCCACTCGACGAACTGTTCAACCTCGATCTGGGCGCGCTGCCGTACCGCACGCTCGACATGAAGTTCGAGACGCTCGATATGGATCAGTTCCAGCCCGTGGGCACCGTCAACTACACCACGAGCGAGGACTATACGCGCATTACCGAGTTCAAGAACATGACTGGTCAGGTCCTGCCCGGCAAGACCACCATCATGAAGGAGTACTCCAAGGCCTATACGCCCGGCTCGGGCGAGACGCCGTACTACGCTATCCTGGAGCCCGAGAACCGTGAGCTCTACGAGCGCTATCTTGAGCGTGTCCAGAACCTGACGAACTTCCACCCGGTGGGTCGTCTGGCCGAGTATCGTTACTACGATATGGACGCCGTGACCAATTCTGCCCTCGATCTTTCGGATGAGATTATCGCCTGCCATGCATAA
- a CDS encoding glycosyltransferase, which produces MHKVITFGIPSYNAAKDMDHCITSILEGSNYATDIEIIVVNDGSKDETAAKADEWEARYPGIIRAVHQENGGHGIAVLSGLREAQGTYYKVVDSDDWLDGAALSTMLSILRGFEERDQRVDLFISNYVYEKVYEGTHTAIGYKFALPRKKIFSWDQIGHFRPDQNLLMHSLCYRTDVLRESNLPMPAHTFYVDNIYAYVPLPRCKTMYYADIDLYRYFIGREGQSVNEATMVKRLGQQFRVTRIMMESFHLYQDVESSRLRSYMMGYFTMMMAICSVLTKLSEEDCADERLKTLWKDLKEYDERMYRRARYGVVGFFTNLRGRAGDKTTLGLYHLASKIFKFN; this is translated from the coding sequence ATGCATAAAGTCATAACATTCGGTATTCCCTCGTATAACGCCGCCAAGGACATGGACCATTGCATCACTTCCATCTTGGAGGGGAGCAATTACGCCACCGATATCGAGATTATTGTGGTGAACGACGGCTCCAAGGACGAGACGGCCGCCAAGGCCGACGAGTGGGAGGCCCGTTATCCTGGAATCATCCGCGCGGTTCACCAGGAGAACGGCGGCCACGGTATTGCCGTCCTTTCGGGTCTGCGTGAGGCGCAGGGCACCTACTACAAGGTTGTCGACTCGGACGACTGGCTCGACGGTGCGGCGCTTTCGACCATGCTGTCGATTCTGCGTGGCTTTGAGGAGCGCGACCAGCGCGTCGACCTGTTTATCTCGAACTACGTGTACGAGAAGGTTTACGAGGGCACGCATACCGCTATTGGCTACAAGTTTGCCCTGCCGCGCAAAAAGATTTTCTCTTGGGACCAGATCGGACACTTCCGTCCCGATCAGAACCTGCTCATGCACAGTCTGTGCTATCGCACCGATGTGCTGCGCGAGTCCAATCTGCCTATGCCGGCACACACGTTCTACGTGGATAATATCTACGCATACGTGCCGCTGCCGCGCTGCAAGACCATGTACTACGCCGACATCGACCTCTATCGCTACTTTATCGGTCGCGAGGGCCAGAGCGTCAATGAGGCCACGATGGTCAAGCGCCTGGGTCAGCAGTTCCGCGTAACGCGCATCATGATGGAATCGTTCCACCTGTACCAGGACGTTGAGTCCTCGCGTCTGCGTTCGTACATGATGGGCTACTTCACCATGATGATGGCGATTTGCTCGGTACTCACCAAGCTTTCCGAGGAAGATTGTGCCGATGAGCGTCTGAAGACGCTGTGGAAGGACCTGAAGGAGTACGACGAGCGCATGTATCGTCGCGCTCGCTACGGCGTGGTCGGATTCTTTACCAACCTGCGTGGACGGGCCGGAGACAAAACCACACTCGGCCTATACCATCTTGCCTCAAAGATCTTCAAATTCAACTAG
- a CDS encoding P1 family peptidase, whose protein sequence is MDTLLEAIDVCDVDGFCFGNYTDEEAGTGCTVIVAPEGATGGVDVRGGAPASRETDLLRPENTVDKVHAVCLSGGSAFGLEAASGVARELESRGIGLPVGPTQVPIVCSSCIFDLAFGDPTVRPDIEAGISAVREALDNTPTMLEQGNVGAGTGATVGKLMGPATCMKAGLGAAAVALGPVKVGAVVSVNACGNVVDPFTGEWVAGMRAAADSDQIVDMELAAFAAAGSMQMPLDRTNTTISCIVTNVELTKAQATKVSQMAADAYAHAIRPTHTTNDGDTIYTLASGKLDAQTSAAVPLDLLGMLAVRALQTAIVNGAKTAKTSHGIPGAAK, encoded by the coding sequence ATGGATACACTGCTTGAGGCCATTGACGTTTGCGATGTCGATGGCTTTTGCTTTGGCAACTATACGGACGAGGAGGCCGGCACCGGTTGCACCGTAATCGTGGCACCCGAGGGCGCCACCGGCGGTGTTGACGTTCGCGGCGGTGCACCGGCATCGCGCGAGACCGACCTGCTGCGTCCCGAGAACACCGTGGACAAGGTCCACGCCGTCTGCCTTTCGGGTGGATCGGCCTTTGGTCTGGAGGCCGCAAGCGGCGTCGCCCGCGAGCTCGAGAGCCGCGGCATCGGCCTTCCCGTCGGCCCCACTCAGGTGCCCATCGTGTGCTCTAGCTGCATCTTCGACCTCGCGTTTGGCGACCCCACCGTACGCCCCGACATTGAGGCTGGCATCTCCGCCGTGCGCGAGGCGCTCGACAACACCCCCACCATGCTCGAGCAGGGCAATGTAGGTGCCGGCACCGGTGCCACCGTGGGCAAGCTCATGGGCCCCGCCACCTGCATGAAGGCCGGCCTAGGCGCTGCCGCCGTGGCACTCGGTCCTGTTAAGGTAGGCGCCGTGGTTTCGGTCAACGCCTGTGGCAATGTCGTCGACCCTTTCACCGGTGAATGGGTCGCTGGCATGCGCGCTGCAGCAGATAGCGACCAGATCGTCGACATGGAGCTCGCAGCCTTTGCCGCCGCCGGCTCCATGCAAATGCCGCTCGACCGCACCAACACCACCATCAGCTGCATCGTCACCAACGTTGAGCTCACCAAGGCTCAGGCCACCAAGGTGTCCCAAATGGCCGCAGATGCCTACGCGCACGCCATTCGCCCCACGCACACCACCAACGACGGCGACACCATCTACACCCTCGCCAGCGGCAAACTAGACGCTCAGACAAGCGCCGCCGTTCCCTTGGACCTGTTGGGCATGCTCGCCGTAAGGGCCCTACAGACCGCCATCGTAAACGGAGCCAAAACCGCCAAAACCTCCCACGGCATCCCCGGCGCCGCGAAGTAG
- a CDS encoding Maf family protein, with protein sequence MILASQSPRRIELMREAGYDIRVIPADIDETPFDDETPLTLVERLARAKAAAVATEHAEPNELTIAADTIVTFDGKLLGKPANEDEARTMLHELSGRTHQVATGACIVRAGDVTAPHAAESLSFVDVTDVTFYELTDEQIERYVASGEPMDKAGAYGIQGTGGRMLVHDISGDFYNVVGLPIARVARAIQKLS encoded by the coding sequence ATGATTTTGGCTTCGCAATCACCGCGCCGCATCGAGTTGATGCGCGAAGCGGGCTACGACATCCGCGTCATTCCCGCTGACATCGACGAGACTCCTTTTGATGACGAAACCCCGCTTACGCTTGTCGAGCGCTTAGCTCGCGCTAAGGCTGCCGCCGTTGCCACCGAGCACGCCGAGCCCAATGAGTTGACCATCGCGGCCGACACCATCGTCACCTTCGATGGCAAGCTTTTGGGCAAGCCGGCAAACGAGGACGAAGCCCGCACCATGCTCCACGAGCTCTCGGGGCGCACGCACCAGGTCGCAACCGGCGCCTGCATCGTTAGAGCCGGAGACGTAACAGCCCCGCACGCCGCCGAGAGCCTGTCGTTTGTCGATGTGACCGACGTGACGTTCTATGAGCTCACCGACGAGCAGATTGAGCGCTACGTCGCCTCGGGCGAGCCCATGGACAAGGCAGGCGCCTACGGCATCCAGGGCACAGGCGGGCGCATGCTCGTGCATGATATTTCGGGCGACTTCTACAACGTGGTGGGCCTGCCCATCGCACGCGTCGCACGCGCGATTCAAAAACTATCGTAA
- a CDS encoding DJ-1/PfpI family protein — protein MPSVAVLAADGFETIECLTMVDVMRRGGVRATLVSIMPTREVVSSLQIPVTCDALFDEINFDEYDCVVLPGGLPGATNLRADQRVCDVVCEFAATKHVAAICAAPFILGELDLLEGRHATCFPGFEKSFPEGAYTGDKVTHDGNIITASGMAQSLPFALELLRTLAGDKAVEKVAEGIQL, from the coding sequence ATGCCCAGCGTTGCCGTTCTCGCCGCCGATGGCTTTGAAACTATTGAATGCTTGACCATGGTCGATGTCATGCGTCGCGGCGGTGTGCGTGCCACGCTCGTCTCGATCATGCCCACGCGCGAGGTCGTAAGCTCGTTGCAGATTCCCGTAACTTGCGACGCACTCTTTGACGAGATTAACTTTGACGAGTACGACTGCGTCGTGCTGCCCGGCGGTCTGCCCGGCGCCACCAACCTGCGCGCCGACCAGCGCGTCTGCGACGTAGTCTGCGAGTTCGCCGCGACCAAGCATGTTGCCGCCATCTGCGCCGCCCCGTTTATCCTGGGCGAGCTTGACCTACTCGAGGGACGCCACGCCACGTGCTTCCCCGGCTTTGAGAAGAGCTTCCCCGAGGGCGCCTATACCGGCGACAAGGTCACGCACGACGGCAACATCATCACCGCCAGCGGTATGGCCCAGTCGCTCCCCTTTGCGCTTGAGTTGCTGCGTACGCTCGCCGGCGACAAGGCTGTCGAGAAGGTTGCCGAGGGCATTCAGCTATGA
- the rlmD gene encoding 23S rRNA (uracil(1939)-C(5))-methyltransferase RlmD codes for MTGRDMKLTIESMTYGADGLAHADNGKAVFVQGAVAGDTVEAEVVQDGKSFMRARTTEILEPSPDRIQPPCPFVGICGGCSWGNLSRTAQLAAKEQNLRSTLERIGKFAPEQVDELIQPIRHTKDDWGYRNKIELEPTVVNGRVRLGMHGVDPSKIVTVDTCPLFDKRFPKALKSVVGALNYLSGSHDLGLERVGIRASRRTKALEVALWTPTGSFPRSQVSRVLADAAHPTSIVRVMSKGEKKARRVSKVEMLAGEGSWTENIADGQMRLSAPSFFQVNTKGAEILIELVMEALDPQEDELAVDLYCGAGTFTLPLARRCDFVAAVEAYGPAVRDLRRNLEINKLDNVDVIGGDAVREFPDQDADVLVVDPPRAGLAPEAIDLIASTSARDVAYVSCDPATLARDLKRFVEESTFSPVKITPVDLFPQTFHCETVVHLRRN; via the coding sequence ATGACAGGCAGGGATATGAAGCTCACTATAGAATCGATGACCTACGGCGCCGACGGGCTGGCACATGCCGACAACGGCAAGGCCGTCTTTGTGCAGGGCGCCGTGGCAGGCGACACCGTCGAGGCCGAGGTCGTACAGGACGGCAAGTCGTTCATGCGTGCCCGCACCACCGAGATTCTGGAGCCAAGCCCCGATCGCATTCAGCCTCCCTGCCCCTTCGTGGGCATCTGCGGCGGCTGCTCGTGGGGCAATCTCTCACGCACGGCACAGCTCGCCGCCAAGGAGCAAAACCTGCGCTCCACGCTCGAGCGCATCGGCAAGTTCGCTCCTGAGCAGGTCGATGAGCTGATACAGCCCATCCGCCACACCAAGGACGACTGGGGCTACCGCAATAAAATCGAGCTCGAACCGACCGTCGTCAACGGTCGCGTGCGCCTTGGCATGCACGGTGTCGACCCCAGCAAAATCGTGACCGTCGATACGTGCCCGCTGTTCGATAAGCGCTTCCCGAAGGCGCTCAAATCGGTCGTCGGCGCACTCAACTATCTAAGCGGCAGCCATGACTTGGGGCTCGAACGCGTGGGCATTCGCGCATCGCGCCGCACCAAGGCACTCGAGGTCGCACTCTGGACGCCCACGGGCTCTTTTCCGCGCTCGCAGGTCTCCCGCGTGCTGGCGGACGCCGCTCATCCCACGAGCATCGTGCGCGTGATGAGCAAGGGTGAAAAGAAGGCCCGCCGTGTCTCCAAGGTCGAAATGCTCGCCGGAGAGGGCTCATGGACCGAGAATATCGCTGACGGCCAGATGCGCTTGTCTGCCCCGTCTTTTTTCCAGGTCAACACCAAGGGTGCCGAGATTTTGATCGAGCTTGTCATGGAAGCGCTCGACCCGCAGGAAGACGAGCTTGCCGTGGACCTGTACTGTGGTGCCGGCACCTTTACCCTGCCGCTCGCCCGCCGCTGCGACTTTGTCGCCGCCGTCGAGGCCTACGGCCCCGCCGTGCGCGACCTGCGCCGTAACCTGGAAATCAACAAGCTTGATAACGTCGACGTCATTGGCGGAGACGCGGTGCGCGAGTTCCCCGACCAGGATGCCGACGTCTTGGTGGTCGACCCGCCGCGCGCAGGCCTCGCCCCCGAGGCGATCGACCTTATCGCCAGCACGAGTGCTCGCGATGTCGCCTACGTGAGCTGCGACCCGGCCACCCTGGCGCGCGATCTCAAACGCTTTGTCGAAGAAAGCACCTTCTCCCCCGTAAAGATCACGCCAGTCGACCTGTTCCCACAAACCTTCCACTGCGAGACCGTCGTCCACCTCAGGCGCAACTAG